One segment of Panicum virgatum strain AP13 chromosome 3K, P.virgatum_v5, whole genome shotgun sequence DNA contains the following:
- the LOC120697078 gene encoding ABC transporter G family member 12-like translates to MDSGSGEAWRGAMSPAARYAESGGASLTWENLTAVLPGGGGRATKKLVQGLYGYAVPGRVVAIMGPSGSGKSTLLDSLSGRLARNVVLTGKVLLNGKKRRLDYGVVAYVTQENILLGTLTVRETVTYSALLRLPSSMRKSEVRRIVDDTLDEMGLRECADRHIGTWHLRGISGGEKKRLSIALEILTRPRLLFLDEPTTGLDSAAAFSVVQTLRQLAVDGGRTIVSSVHQPSSEVFALFDDLCLLSSGECAYFGDAKLATQFFAETGFPCPSRRNPSDHFLRCVNSDFDDVAATMKGSMKLRAEAELDPLLNYSTSEIRERLVEKYRISDYALMVRNTIHEITKIEGVVEEVIRGSEASWFKQLRTLTSRSFTNMSRDLNYYWLRIIIYIVMAICLGTIYYDVGTSYTAIQARASCGGFVSGFMTFMSIGGFPSFIEEMKVFTLERQNGHYGVAAYIISNFLSSMPFLLTVSWASASITYWMVKFRPGFSYFAFFALNLYGGVSVIESLMMIISALVPNFLMGLILGAGVIGIMMLTSGFFRLLPELPKIFWRYPVSYIVYGSWGLKGGYKNDLIGLEFEPMMPGQPKLKGEYIITEMMGLSLDHSKWLDLAMIFVLLFAYRLTFFIVLKVKEAAAPYIRVAYTRFTVKRLERRASFRKTLAMTSLSKRHNQPHPMASQEGLNSPMPY, encoded by the exons ATGGACAGCGGCAGCGGGGAGGCGTGGCGCGGGGCGATGTCTCCGGCGGCGCGCTACGCGGAGTCCGGCGGCGCCAGTCTGACGTGGGAGAACCTCACGGCGGTgctgccgggcggcggcggccgggccacCAAGAAGCTGGTGCAGGGGCTGTACGGCTACGCCGTGCCCGGCCGCGTCGTCGCCATCATGGGGCCGTCCGGCTCCGGCAAGTCCACGCTCCTCGACTCGCTCTCCG GGAGGCTGGCCAGGAACGTGGTCCTCACCGGGAAGGTGCTGCTCAACGGCAAGAAGAGGCGGCTTGACTATGGCGTCGTG GCGTATGTGACTCAAGAGAACATACTCCTGGGCACGCTGACGGTCCGGGAGACGGTGACCTACTCGGCCCTGCTGCGGCTGCCGTCGAGCATGCGCAAGTCGGAGGTGCGCCGCATCGTGGACGACACGCTCGACGAGATGGGGCTCCGGGAGTGCGCCGACCGCCACATCGGGACCTGGCACCTCCGCGGCATCAGCGGCGGCGAGAAGAAGCGCCTGAGCATCGCGCTGGAGATCCTCACCCGCCCGCGCCTCCTCTTCCTGGACGAGCCCACCACTGGGctcgacagcgccgccgccttctccgtcGTGCAGACGCTGCGCcagctcgccgtcgacggcgGCCGCACCATCGTCTCCTCCGTGCACCAGCCCAGCAGCGAGGTCTTCGCGCTCTTTGACGACCTCTGCCTCCTCTCCAGCGGCGAGTGCGCCTACTTCGGTGATGCCAAGCTGGCAACGCAG TTCTTTGCGGAAACAGGCTTCCCCTGCCCCAGCCGGAGGAATCCATCCGACCATTTCCTCCGGTGTGTCAACTCCGACTTCGATGATGTCGCAGCCACCATGAAAGGATCCATGAAGCTGCGAGCA GAGGCAGAGCTTGATCCCCTGCTGAATTACTCCACGTCAGAGATCAGAGAACGGCTAGTGGAGAAGTACAGGATCTCCGATTATGCCTTGATGGTCAGGAACACAATACACGAGATAACCAAGATC GAGGgtgtggtggaggaggtgatccGTGGCAGCGAGGCGAGCTGGTTCAAGCAGCTGCGCACGCTGACGAGCCGGTCCTTCACCAACATGTCCCGGGACCTCAACTACTACTGGCTGCGCATCATCATCTACATCGTCATGGCCATCTGCCTGGGCACCATCTACTACGACGTGGGCACCAGCTACACGGCCATCCAGGCGCGCGCCTCCTGCGGCGGCTTCGTGTCCGGCTTCATGACCTTCATGTCCATCGGCGGCTTCCCGTCCTTCATAGAGGAGATGAAGGTGTTCACCCTGGAGCGCCAGAATGGCCACTACGGGGTCGCCGCCTACATCATCTCCAACTTCCTGTCCTCCATGCCGTTCCTGCTCACCGTGTCCTGGGCCAGCGCCTCCATCACCTACTGGATGGTCAAGTTCCGGCCGGGGTTCAGCTACTTCGCCTTCTTCGCCCTCAACCTCTACGGCGGCGTCTCCGTCATCGAGAGCCTCATGATGATCATCTCTGCCCTCGTGCCGAACTTCCTCATGGGCCTCATCCTTGGCGCCGGCGTCATT GGGATCATGATGTTGACATCAGGATTCTTCCGGTTGCTTCCGGAACTTCCCAAGATCTTCTGGCGGTACCCGGTGTCCTACATTGTGTATGGCTCATGGGGATTGAAG GGAGGGTACAAGAACGACCTGATCGGGCTGGAGTTCGAGCCCATGATGCCGGGGCAGCCGAAGCTCAAGGGCGAGTACATCATCACCGAGATGATGGGGCTGAGCCTGGACCACTCCAAGTGGCTGGACCTCGCCATGATCTTCGTCCTCCTCTTCGCCTACCGCCTCACCTTCTTCATCGTGCTCAAGGTCAAGGAGGCCGCCGCGCCGTACATCCGCGTCGCCTACACGCGCTTCACCGTCAAGCGCCTGGAGCGGCGCGCGTCCTTCAGGAAGACGCTGGCCATGACCTCGCTGTCCAAGCGGCACAACCAGCCGCACCCCATGGCCAGCCAGGAGGGGCTCAACTCGCCCATGCCGTACTGA
- the LOC120697081 gene encoding coiled-coil domain-containing protein 25-like — translation MVFYFKARPEAGDYTIFMGLDKYENEDLIKYGFPEDIWFHVDKMSSAHVYVRLNKGQTMDDMSEGLLEDCAQLVKANSIQGNKVNNIDVVYTPWYNLKKTPSMDVGQVGFHNPKLVRTIKVEKRINEIVNRLNKTKVEQKPDLKAEREAVSAAEKAERKVQLRDKKRREEMERLEKEKQAEIRSYKGLMVQEKMTSNKQVASGSKTLQELEEDFM, via the exons ATGGTGTTCTACTTCAAGGCGCGGCCCGAGGCCGGCGACTACACCATCTTCATGGGCCTCGACAAGTACGAGAACGAGGACCTCATCAAGTACGGCTTCCCCGAGGACATCTG GTTCCATGTAGATAAGATGTCCTCTGCGCATGTATATGTGAGACTAAATAAAGGCCAGACAATGGATGACATGAGTGAAGGTCTGCTGGAAGACTGTGCACAGCTTGTCAAAGCTAATTCCATTCAAG GAAATAAAGTCAATAACATTGATGTAGTTTATACTCCATGGTATAATTTGAAGAAGACCCCTTCAATGGATGTGGGTCAAGTTGGTTTTCACAACCCTAAATTG GTTCGGACCATCAAAGTCGAAAAGAGGATCAATGAGATTGTGAACCGCTTGAACAAGACAAAGGTGGAGCAGAAGCCTGACTTGAAGG CTGAAAGAGAGGCTGTGAGTGCTGCTGAAAAGGCAGAAAGAAAGGTGCAGCTTAGAGACAAG aAACGTAGGGAAGAAATGGAAAGGCTTGAGAAGGAGAAGCAAGCGGAAATCAGGAGCTACAAGGGGCTGATGGTCCAAGAGAAGATGACTTCTAACAAGCAAGTCGCATCTGGCAGCAAGACCCTCCAAGAGCTCGAAGAAGACTTCATGTGA